ACCAAAAGGAGACAAACTGGTGGTGCAATAACACAAATATCCCTCTGGGATAAATTTAACATTTGGGTGTCTTGTGCAAAACCTTTTCCTGTCTTGTTTACTAACCGTTCGTTTTCCAGGAGTACAACACACGGTTTAGCAGCCATGGGCGATTAGGTGGATGAAGAGGATATCACCTGGTTTAGCATGCTCAACCAAATAGCATGTCTCCACTCGTATGTTGTAGTCAGTGGGTTGTGATTCGTCTGGGTCTCCATCTTCAATCAAGAGAGTGATGTTGTTCTCTGAAAACCCTCGCAGATCCATCAAGAATTTCTTCATCCTCAATATCTTCCCTTTCACATCATCAACATCATTCATTCATCTGTGGGTGGGTGTTTCAATCCAATCAACAGAGCTTTCTTTTCCCCTAAATTTCCCTCTACTGGCACAATCTTCTTCGTTTCCTCAAAATTTTCCTCTACTGTCACAAACTTCTTCTTTCCCGCTAAATTTTCCTCTACTGGCACAATCTTCTTCGACTTCATCATCCTCAACCACCGTATCTGGAAAGCTTTGAGGCTGTGGCGGTAAAGTTAACTTGGGTAaattggtgaagaagaggatAAATTGGTTAAAAgaaaaggggttgtctaaatgacccatggtaatatttgggttaaataacccatgatctaggtggaccaatcacattcaagatagctagtgttctttacccgtgcattgcacggcgattaaatttatttgaagtggaaatatgttttaacttagtttagacTTTTTTTAGAATGTAAAACAGATATGGAACCGAACATATGATACAAACAGGTAGATGAATGGAcaacattaaatatattaatttgatgaggaTGTATACACCTCACATTGTcaacacttgaatagtaataagaaccaagtttttaaggaatgcattacattgaaattgaaataagataaacataacaatgacaacGACATGAACGCTTATTAGAAGTTGCagtccatgattaatgataaaaactCCATAATCGatcttgttgtcaatcaagTAAATTTGAACTATAGAACCTACAAAGGCAAAAATTTATATAAGAGTAATAATAATTagccaatacaaatataaactgtataatttgaaaatgttaaacAAACCTTATAAAAGTGCCAATAAaccttcaaattagatgatcaataagctgcttgacattttttttatgctgtcaaaaataaaattaataaccaTATCAGCTTTCCTATTAatgaaatttaatttgaaattatttgtaaGATAAAAAAGCACTTACATGTCAAATGTTATcgaagacttcttgatacaccaCGTTGCGTGTAGTGTTAGATACAACTCCTTCGTCATCTATAATGAGCATCTTCAACCATTTTCTAAATTTAACTCTAGAAAGTGTAACATATAGCTGCCCGTGAGTAAAGACAGACCTTGGCAAatacagtccaacatgagataaagattgcccctgacttttatttatagtcattgcaaaacataaagtaattgggaattgtctgcgctggaatttgaatggaatgtcaGAATTAGATGGAGTTAAACTCATCCTTGGAATAAATGTTGTTTCGCCCATCTTGTTTCCATTTAAAACagtagcaacaattatataGTTAGTCAAAGTTTTGACTATCATTTGAGTGCCATTACAGCTTGGTCAATGTTTTGAATGAGCATGATCGGGACACCAACTTTTAGTTTAATCGCATGGTTTGGAATTCCAGAGCatttgaaatcatttaagaattctGATGTAAACCATTCCACATTAACACCCGAATCTTCGTCTGACTTGCACAGAGTATCACAACTCAAATATTCTGTTTCATCACCAGGAATCATTgctaacataaagttgttgatttcctctacactttcaagtgttggtgcaaggatcgctctttcttgaaagaatgattttttttgcaaattatgTGCAAGTTTCGGATATGCAAAATTAACTAATTCAAGCAACGGTTCCTTACACTGTTCAATAAGAATATCTAGAGGAATCTCAATAAGTGTTTCTTCCTCATCAATTGTTTTAACTGTACCAtctcccacttgaagcaaccaatctgcaaactcttttatttctgctgctgaagaagtcgaTGTAGCTTTTTGCAATCTCATATTAACAGTCAACTTCATTACCTCGCAATGCTTCTACCgatatgaagaattgatagcTGAACCGACAATTTAAGAACGGCTTCCTTTGGAAATAACTGGAAGTATTTGCCTAAAGTCGCTTCCTAGTACCACAACTTTACCTCCGAATGGAATGTCATAACCATGGGTAAACTGAGTCTTCATAATGTCATTTAGAGATCTGTCTAAAGCTTCAAAGCAATGTTTGTTTAACATAGGTGCCTCATCCCAAATAATTAGGCTTGCTTTTCTCAATAATTCAGCTTTTGGGGAACCTTGGCGAAGATTACAGGTTGGCATCTCATTTATTGAAATAGGAATAGAAAACCTTGAATGAGTCGTTCTACCTCTAGGTAACAATAGCGATGCAATTCCGCTAGATGCCACATTTAAGATGATAAGGCCCCTTGAACGCAAAGCAACAGATAATGTATTCCAAACAAATGTTTTTCCAGttcctccaaaaccatatagaaaaaagaatccACCGTTATCGGACAAAACAACATCCAAATCGTTCTTATAAACAATCTCTTGCTCCGAAGTAAGAGAACTGACCAATTCATCATGAATCTTTACCATTTCATCCTTATTATAATTCAACTCATCTGCGACgaatctattttcaaaattatgaatttctgaaaattttgagtaTGGTAAACATGGAAATTCCTTTAGCGACCTTCCATTGCCttgcaatattttttcaatctcaatCATACATAAGTTATGTAATTCTTCATCCTCTATACAAAGATCTCAATGATAGCACAATGTATCAGTATACATCAGGTTGGTAAACAACAAAAATTAGGAAGGATTACGTAGTGCCTTaattatgtttatttaaaagcATTTATACCTTCGTAAGCAATGGGTTAATGCGGTGATACATTTgggaataatttatttttgttttcacaGCAGGGAATAATTTATTAATGATTATAATGCATGCTATAATTTTCCGTCCATAATTGTAGTTACTtccattttaaataatttaaaaagagGTATGAATCTTCtggtattaatttattttaaaagtcaTTTAATGCTTTCATTTTTCTATAAGTTTGAAAAATCTTTGATAATGAAGAGAATGATGCTActcataataaataattaatgctcttaaattcatttaaaagtGTATGGAAATAtcacgatttttttttttacgaaattaaaactgaaaattaatAGGAGTTATGGGTTCATGAAGTGATTAATTTGGGAATAATAGATTACGAATATACACTCaatattttacttaatatttttttaaaaaaatattaagtgttgggttaaaatctacactattaacttaaataaggaaattaaataagaaatttatattaaatgataaatattgagattttattttttcaattttagaaaGAAAATGCATTTAATCAAGTGCAATTTTTTCCTTCTAATCATACTTACCAAAATTTTGTAATCAAATTtgcaatattttaaaaaaatggtagTATTGTTAACGTGATACTCATGGataaaacatttaaaaaaaaattgacacatAAATGGGTTTCCTTAGTGAAGCTCTAATATAGATTTGTTCcggatttttttttaacctgAAAGAAATAATAGtgagatttgattttgaaaaaaaaaagtgttaatacagtttttttataaaatatataaaaaaacaaaaatttgtacATCTTTAAGGTAATACTGattatttatcaatttatcaCATTGATTAACCAAATTCTTTTTTTATGGGTTGGAATCAATCAAACATTAATGCCCAAAGTTTTTCCTAATATTTAAAGCAGAATTAGGCAAGGAATAATAAATCATTTTCGTTTTTTAAAttaacgaaaaaaaaaacataatacatTAACGAAATTCCCAATTTAAACCTGATCTAGGTCATCATTTCATTTtctatatttattataaaataaaaaataatacttaAATATGTaaagaataataattaatttgtcTACTATGAACCACAAATAattaaaagaaatgaaagattgcagaaaattaaatattaataattgtgtctaaaaaattaattcatctTCTTGCTACATTTGCAAGCAGGGTAATACCAATCCATACCCTCTGCGATATACTTAACCGTACCAAGAACAATACAATAGGACTTTTGCTAAATTAAATGTGTAAATCAAAACGTGTAATATATGTTGTAACTAAAAATGGAGTggaatataaattattattgaaTTGTAAAGTCAAAAGTATACCTCAGCAAGATTTTTGAGTTGCTCAATGGTTTTCCCATCAATAAGTTTTAGGAAATCATCTTCAGGGGTAGATTTTTTTGCCGAGTCCTGCAGCGGGCTAATCACTTGTGCAGCAGTATCATTTGATTCCAAGAACCTGGAAGATCGTTGACTTCATAGTTTGTTATGATTAGAAAAAATGAAAGAGGtttaaaaaattagaataaaaCTCACGGAGCTCGGAGAGGGGCAGCTTCTTGTATGAGAGGATTAAAAAGACCCTTTGTAGCCCCATAAACATTTTGGAGACTTGTCTTAcctgtaaaaaaaattagaataaagGAAAATAACATGCGCAACGAAATTTTGATCATTCGACACCAGATCAAACTTTTCAATACCTTTAAAGGGCTTGATCTTTGCACATTGCACCACCACAACAGTATTTGTTGCATCTCCCGATGCAAGATAACCTACGATTTCCGCAACATACTTTCCAAAAAATGCTCATTCAACCCTATCCCTATTTAAAAATTtaggaaaatataaaaatgatttaataataataaataatgaaaaaatgtgaataaaatttaaattcaagaGTGTACTCATCTTTGTCAAGTTGAATAGTAATTCTCTTATGTTTTTCCACGTCTTTCTCAAATTCTTGCTCACCAGTTGCACCAGTGAGAATCCCAATTACATCTGCTCAATCAAAAAAACATTAATCCAAATTTTAGAGCAGTGATTTAAAAGCAAAAAGATTTGAAAAGAGTATATACCTATAAGAAAAGATGTATCAAGGTCCTTAGAAATTATATCAGAGAGTGGCACAAAATAATAAGGGCTTAAGTTTATCGCCTTGTTGGGAACCAATCTCACAGAAGTATGAATGTCAAAGTTGATTTTCCATGGATGCGAGGTTGGACGGAAGTCACGAccgctttcaccaacaccaaaaAATGAAATCTGATATACCCGACCTTCACTTAGCAAAGATTGGAATCGGTATATAAGAGTCTTTCTTACCAAAGCGTGAATCTTATGACCCTGAAATTCAACAATAAGAGAACATAAGAGATTTACCAACCATTTCAAAAAATTAACTTAAAACATGGTGATTATAATAAAAAGTTATACCTTAtcatccataagaatcatgtccatgGAAAAGGGAAGCTTTGAGCCATATAAGCTTGAACTATGCCATAAACGAATAACCTTTGCCACAATAGTCTAATTCTCCTTCGAGGCATCGAGGGTGGTAACATCGTCAATTGCCATGAGATCAGAACAAAGTATATTTCAAAGCTAATTAATTGATGGATGATGAAAGGACCGATGATAGTGAAGAATAACATTAGGTGATTTATATAGAAATCAGATAAGTGTGGCTCACAATGTAAAGAAAAGGTGCAAAGAATACACCCTTGACTTTTTATTCGAGTATTCCTATTACAAAACTGAATATTCGAATTTGAATTGAATAAGATGAATAAATCTTAAATTTCCAGTCGAAAATATCCTAACATTTGATAGCATTAAATGTAATCAATCCAAATTCAAATTTTCCTCAGCATTTTGTGGTTTTAATTTGGTCGAACATATGGTCAAATTGGACAATAGTAAATAGAATCAATGCTAATTTGACAACATCattcaaatttgaagtttttatttaagagaattaaatcaaataaataaatagatacaAATCAATAcctaattttaaaaacataatgCATTAACTGATATAGGTCAGCATTATGTGTAACCGTTTTTTTAGGTTTATTCTTTTATATTGAGAAAGGAAATAAACTtactcaattttaaattttttcttcaaattagCCTAACcttctggaattttttttaaaatcggtAGCATTAAAGAAGGATAATCAAGGAGGCTGATTTTTTAGGTttattcttttatattcatttatACATCTATATAATTGCCCCAATCAACGACAATTATTCAATACTCCTGGAATTTTGGCTGTAAATTAATTGTGTGACAGTTGGAATTTTTGACTCATTGAGAAAGGAAGTAAATTTACTcaactttaattttttcattcaatttagCCTAACCTTCtggaatattttttaaaaattgtagcATTAAAGAAGGATAATTAAACTCGGCAATTTTTTGAATGTTGTTTGTATTCTATAGTTGTGGCTCTTCAATTTGACTTTTTCAAATAAATGAGTGGAATCAATTGGCATTGCATTCAAATAAATAGGTTTTATTCGAATAAATGTGT
This portion of the Lotus japonicus ecotype B-129 chromosome 3, LjGifu_v1.2 genome encodes:
- the LOC130745040 gene encoding uncharacterized protein LOC130745040, which produces MDMILMDDKGHKIHALVRKTLIYRFQSLLSEGRVYQISFFGVGESGRDFRPTSHPWKINFDIHTSVRLVPNKAINLSPYYFVPLSDIISKDLDTSFLIDVIGILTGATGYLASGDATNTVVVVQCAKIKPFKGKTSLQNVYGATKGLFNPLIQEAAPLRAPFLESNDTAAQVISPLQDSAKKSTPEDDFLKLIDGKTIEQLKNLAEVYF